The Pukyongia salina genome segment ATATTTTAAAACAAAAAAGCTGCTAATTAGCAGCTTTTGTAAATATATGAAATACTTAAATTACAATTCGAGCAAGGCGTTTGTCTTGCTAACACCTTCGGCACTTTCTGTCATATGATCCTTTTCCGCCTGGGTTAATTCAATCTCAACGATTTCTTCAATACCATTTCTACCCAAAATAACCGGTACACCAATACACAGATCATTCAGCCCGTATTCACCCTCAAGAAGCGTTGAACAAGGATACATTTTCTTCAGGTCGCAAGCGATTGCCTGAACCAGGCCGGAAACTGCAGCACCTGGCGCGTACCACGCTGATGTACCTAGAAGTTTGGTTAGCGTCGCACCCCCAACCTTGGTATCTTCCATTACCTGGGTCAATCTTTCTTCAGAAATAAATTTTGAAACAGGCACACTATTTCGGGTTGCCAGACGCGTTAGCGGCACCATTCCTTTATCGCTATGGCCACCAATCACCATACCGTCAACATCGCTAATAGGAGCTCCTAAAGCTTCTGCAAGACGATATTTGAAACGTGCGCTATCCAGTGCTCCACCCATCCCTATGATTCGGTTCTTTGGTAAACTGGTTGTTTTATGTACCAGGTAGGTCATAGTATCCATAGGGTTACTTACCACGATCATGATTGTATTTGGAGAGTGTTCGATAAGGCTGGCCGATACTGTTTTTACGATCCCGGCATTGATCCCGATGAGTTCTTCGCGAGTCATTCCCGGCTTCCTGGGTATACCACTAGTGATCACGCAAATATCGCTATTTGCAGTTTTCGAATAGTCGTTCGTGGTTCCTGTTATCTTAGTATCGAATCCATTAAGAGAGGCAGTCTGCATCAGGTCCATCGCCTTTCCTTCGGCGTATCCTTCCTTGATATCGAGTAAAACAACTTCACTTGCAAAGTCTTTGATCGCAATATATTCGGCACAACTTGCACCTACTGCACCTGCTCCAACTACAGTTACTTTCATGTTATAAATATTTTAATTTAATGATTAAATTTTGCGCTGCAAAAATACAATTATCTATTTGATATTCACTTGAGAATCCCTTAAAATATAAAGCCCCGCACAAAGGCAGGGCAATTTGTCTATACGAAGGATTTGCTATGCGTCTATATTTGCGTAAACCGCGTTTTTCTCGATGAATTCTCTACGAGGTGGTACTTCATCTCCCATTAGCATAGAGAACACCCTATCTGCTTCGGTACCATTATCTATGGTTACCTGTCGGAGGGTTCGGTTATCCGGTTTCATAGTGGTTTCCCAAAGCTGTTCGGCATTCATTTCACCAAGACCCTTATAGCGCTGAATGGTGGCACTTCCGCCATATTCTTCGTTCAAAGCGTCCCGTTCCTTATCATTCCATGCATAGGCTTTCTTGGCACCTTTTTTAACAAGATATAAAGGCGGGGTTGCAATATATACGTGCCCCGCTTCGATAAGATCTTTCATATACCGGAAAAAGAACGTAAGGATAAGGGTAGCAATATGACTACCATCCACATCGGCATCACACATGATCACAATCTTGTGATATCGCAGTTTTTCCAGGTTAAGTGCTTTGCTGTCTTCCTCGGTTCCTATGGTCACCCCAAGAGCCGTAAAAATATTACGGATCTCTTCATTTTCAAATACCTTGTGCTGCATAGCCTTCTCAACATTGAGGATCTTTCCACGTAACGGTAATATGGCCTGGAAGTTCCTGTCCCGGCCCTGCTTGGCAGTACCACCTGCCGAATCTCCCTCCACGAGGAATACTTCGCATTTCTCAGGATCCTGTTCAGAACAATCTGATAATTTACCAGGTAAGCCACCACCGCTCATCACGGTTTTTCGCTGTACCATCTCACGAGCTTTTCGCGCTGCATGGCGTGCCTGCGCAGCGAGAATAACCTTTTGTACAATGGTTTTAGCATCGTTTGGATGTTCTTCCAGGTAATTCTCAAGCATTTCTGAAACGGCCTGACTCACCGCCGAAGTAACTTCCCTGTTTCCAAGTTTTGTTTTGGTCTGGCCTTCAAACTGTGGTTCGGCTACTTTTACCGAAACAATAGCTGTAAGTCCCTCACGGAAGTCATCTCCCGCAATATCGAACTTGAGTTTGTCCAGCATCCCGGAATTATCTGCATA includes the following:
- the gyrB gene encoding DNA topoisomerase (ATP-hydrolyzing) subunit B, whose amino-acid sequence is MKDEKEIKVYGADSIQALEGMEHVRMRPSMYIGDVGVRGLHHLVYEVVDNSIDEAMAGYCDTIDVWINEDNSITVKDNGRGIPVDMHKKEGVSALEVVMTKIGAGGKFDKDSYKVSGGLHGVGVSVVNALSGSLKATVYRDGKIWEQEYERGKTLYPVKSVGETDYRGTLVTFKPDPQIFQQSLEYNYDTLSNRLRELSFLNKGLTITLTDKRNKDDDGEFVHETFHSEEGLKEFIRYLDGNREPLIADVISMEGEKNDIPVEVAMVYNTSFNENLHSYVNNINTHEGGTHLSGFRRGLTTTLKKYADNSGMLDKLKFDIAGDDFREGLTAIVSVKVAEPQFEGQTKTKLGNREVTSAVSQAVSEMLENYLEEHPNDAKTIVQKVILAAQARHAARKAREMVQRKTVMSGGGLPGKLSDCSEQDPEKCEVFLVEGDSAGGTAKQGRDRNFQAILPLRGKILNVEKAMQHKVFENEEIRNIFTALGVTIGTEEDSKALNLEKLRYHKIVIMCDADVDGSHIATLILTFFFRYMKDLIEAGHVYIATPPLYLVKKGAKKAYAWNDKERDALNEEYGGSATIQRYKGLGEMNAEQLWETTMKPDNRTLRQVTIDNGTEADRVFSMLMGDEVPPRREFIEKNAVYANIDA
- the mdh gene encoding malate dehydrogenase, which produces MKVTVVGAGAVGASCAEYIAIKDFASEVVLLDIKEGYAEGKAMDLMQTASLNGFDTKITGTTNDYSKTANSDICVITSGIPRKPGMTREELIGINAGIVKTVSASLIEHSPNTIMIVVSNPMDTMTYLVHKTTSLPKNRIIGMGGALDSARFKYRLAEALGAPISDVDGMVIGGHSDKGMVPLTRLATRNSVPVSKFISEERLTQVMEDTKVGGATLTKLLGTSAWYAPGAAVSGLVQAIACDLKKMYPCSTLLEGEYGLNDLCIGVPVILGRNGIEEIVEIELTQAEKDHMTESAEGVSKTNALLEL